In a genomic window of Candidatus Tumulicola sp.:
- a CDS encoding choice-of-anchor tandem repeat GloVer-containing protein — protein MILHSFAGGSSDGSTPISGLLKVGNLLYGTTPSGGKYDKGTIFSISPNGDGFILLYSFQGKKDGAIPYASPTALNGTLYGTTSAGGANGKGTVFSITPSGTFATLYSFEGGNSDGARPLAALTNVGGVLYGTTADGGSTGSYSNCGTVFSISTAGQYKVRYFFTEVKDDGCKPEGHLVNLAGKLYGTTTSGGVGGVFGNGTVFSVSTGGNETVLHRFSGADGACGSGCYLTNLDGTLYGTAYNGGKAGIGSVFSIKPGGTFKMLYSASGKGDTGGYPRASLTKVGGTLYGTMSDGPHGKRGTVFSVTTRGSVKTIFQFGGGIEGANPRSNLTLVGGKLYGTTEKGGSNDQGTIYSISGF, from the coding sequence ATGATACTGCACAGCTTTGCGGGCGGCTCGAGCGATGGTTCGACGCCTATTTCCGGCTTGCTCAAGGTCGGCAATCTTCTGTACGGCACCACTCCCAGTGGCGGAAAGTACGACAAAGGGACGATATTTTCGATCTCGCCCAATGGTGATGGATTTATCCTACTATATAGTTTCCAGGGCAAAAAGGATGGTGCCATACCGTACGCGAGCCCTACCGCTCTGAACGGCACGCTCTATGGCACGACTTCAGCGGGCGGGGCGAATGGCAAGGGGACGGTCTTTTCGATCACGCCTTCCGGCACGTTCGCGACGCTATATAGTTTCGAAGGCGGAAACAGTGACGGCGCAAGACCACTGGCGGCTTTGACTAACGTTGGTGGGGTGCTGTATGGAACGACCGCCGACGGCGGCAGTACGGGCAGCTACAGCAACTGCGGCACCGTATTCTCGATCTCGACGGCCGGCCAATATAAAGTGCGCTACTTCTTCACTGAGGTTAAGGACGACGGTTGCAAGCCGGAGGGCCACTTGGTTAACCTCGCGGGCAAACTCTACGGGACGACCACCAGCGGTGGGGTCGGCGGCGTTTTTGGTAACGGCACGGTCTTCAGCGTGTCGACCGGCGGTAATGAAACGGTCCTCCACCGCTTTAGCGGCGCCGACGGAGCATGCGGTTCCGGCTGTTACTTGACCAACCTCGACGGAACGCTGTACGGCACAGCCTACAACGGGGGAAAGGCCGGCATCGGTTCGGTCTTTTCGATCAAACCGGGTGGCACGTTCAAGATGCTCTACAGCGCTTCTGGAAAGGGCGACACCGGCGGTTATCCTCGCGCGAGCCTAACCAAAGTCGGGGGCACGCTCTACGGCACCATGAGCGACGGTCCTCATGGAAAGCGTGGAACCGTGTTTTCCGTTACGACCCGCGGTTCCGTAAAAACCATCTTTCAGTTTGGCGGAGGGATCGAGGGCGCAAACCCGCGGTCTAACCTTACCCTCGTCGGTGGCAAGCTTTACGGCACGACCGAAAAGGGCGGAAGCAACGACCAGGGGACGATCTACTCCATATCGGGATTCTAA